From a region of the Streptomyces sp. Edi4 genome:
- a CDS encoding restriction endonuclease yields MASTSRRPRTSRSTARRPSTRRHPAARRPATPRPWYRHLPARDGGSVLLVAAVALFLIGNYLSHHPAVLTGLLVLLGLAAIVAGYYGGRRWTRRRGRAGWATLPTAIDGWRALSPGGFEEAVAQLCRRDGCTYVTVLGGAGDRAGDVTARTPDGRWLLVQCKRFAEARKVRAEVLYQVNGTYRDTHRCDMAAVVTTSTFTTSAVDWNCDLEVPLRLFGSRQLLDWAAGTGPAPWQ; encoded by the coding sequence ATGGCCAGCACCAGCCGCCGTCCCCGCACCAGCCGCTCCACGGCCCGCCGCCCCTCCACCCGCCGCCACCCCGCCGCCCGGCGTCCTGCCACCCCGCGCCCCTGGTACCGCCACTTACCCGCACGGGACGGCGGCTCAGTCCTGCTCGTTGCCGCGGTAGCGCTGTTCCTCATCGGCAACTACCTGAGTCACCACCCGGCCGTCTTGACTGGGCTCCTGGTGCTCCTCGGCCTGGCCGCGATCGTGGCGGGCTACTACGGCGGCCGCCGGTGGACCCGTCGCCGGGGCCGCGCCGGGTGGGCCACGCTGCCCACCGCCATCGATGGCTGGCGAGCCCTGAGTCCAGGCGGCTTCGAGGAAGCCGTCGCCCAGTTGTGCCGGCGAGACGGCTGTACCTACGTGACTGTGCTCGGCGGAGCGGGGGACCGGGCGGGCGATGTGACGGCGCGCACTCCCGACGGGCGCTGGCTGTTGGTGCAGTGCAAACGGTTCGCCGAGGCGAGGAAGGTGCGTGCCGAGGTGCTCTATCAAGTGAACGGCACCTACCGGGACACCCATCGCTGCGATATGGCAGCTGTGGTGACGACCAGCACGTTCACCACGAGCGCGGTCGACTGGAATTGCGACCTTGAGGTGCCTCTGCGACTGTTCGGCTCCCGACAGCTCCTGGACTGGGCGGCGGGCACGGGACCCGCCCCCTGGCAGTAA
- a CDS encoding ATP-dependent DNA ligase → MALLPPITPMLAQPAESLPSPSTLARGLVALEQKLDGHRAIVFTPGGPGGRLRLQTRRGSLIQDRFPDLVAAGEQLPDGLVLDGELLVWDTETGQLSFEGLQRRAAARSRTAATLGVRLPAFYVAFDALQIDGTELLTRPYRDRRRILEGLFATHQLTAPWTLCPMTTDLATAQEWLETWTDVTGVEGLVAKRMNQRYQPGQRGWTKIRRRDTTEAIIGAITGTLTRPQLLVLGRYDEHGRLRTVGRTVPLRPDTAQQVAAHLEAAGPDHPWRGVKFSSAWGSRDVLKTTLVRPELVAEISADRAVDHGGVFRHPLRFQRLRLEAEPADTPRFGHGPGAPAD, encoded by the coding sequence ATGGCGCTGTTGCCTCCCATCACCCCCATGCTCGCCCAGCCTGCCGAGTCACTTCCGAGCCCCAGCACTCTGGCGCGCGGCTTGGTGGCCCTGGAGCAGAAGCTGGACGGCCACCGCGCGATTGTCTTCACCCCTGGCGGCCCCGGCGGACGCCTCCGCTTGCAGACTCGCCGCGGCAGCCTGATCCAGGACCGATTCCCCGACCTGGTCGCGGCCGGCGAGCAGCTGCCCGACGGCCTCGTTCTCGATGGCGAGCTTCTCGTCTGGGACACCGAGACCGGCCAACTGTCCTTCGAAGGACTCCAGCGGCGAGCCGCTGCCCGGTCGCGCACCGCGGCCACGCTGGGCGTACGTCTGCCGGCCTTCTATGTTGCCTTCGACGCCCTCCAGATCGACGGGACCGAGCTCCTGACGCGCCCGTACCGCGATCGCCGCCGCATTCTCGAAGGCCTCTTCGCAACCCACCAGTTGACCGCGCCGTGGACGCTCTGCCCCATGACCACCGACCTCGCCACGGCCCAGGAGTGGCTGGAGACCTGGACCGACGTCACCGGGGTGGAAGGCCTTGTCGCCAAGCGCATGAACCAGCGCTACCAGCCGGGCCAACGCGGCTGGACCAAGATCAGACGGCGGGACACCACGGAGGCCATCATCGGTGCGATTACGGGCACTCTGACACGACCGCAGCTCCTCGTCCTCGGCCGCTACGACGAACACGGCCGCCTCCGCACGGTGGGCCGTACCGTGCCCCTGCGCCCGGACACCGCGCAGCAGGTCGCTGCGCATCTGGAAGCCGCTGGTCCCGACCACCCCTGGAGGGGAGTGAAGTTCTCCTCAGCATGGGGGTCCCGGGACGTTCTGAAGACAACCCTGGTCCGTCCCGAACTGGTGGCAGAGATCAGCGCCGACCGGGCCGTCGACCATGGTGGCGTCTTCCGCCACCCGCTGCGCTTCCAGCGACTTCGCCTGGAGGCGGAGCCGGCGGACACGCCACGCTTCGGCCACGGGCCCGGCGCCCCAGCAGACTGA